A genomic window from Glycine soja cultivar W05 chromosome 10, ASM419377v2, whole genome shotgun sequence includes:
- the LOC114369916 gene encoding 60S acidic ribosomal protein P2-1-like has product MKVVAAYLLAVLGGNNTPSADDIKEILGSVGIEADEDRIESFLSEVKGKDIVELIAAGKEKLASVPSGGGGAVAVAAAPGGGGGGAAPAAEVKKEEKVEEKEESDDDMGFSLFD; this is encoded by the exons ATGAAGGTGGTCGCTGCGTATCTGCTCGCCGTCCTCGGTGGCAACAACACCCCCTCCGCCGATGACATCAAGGAAATCCTCGGCTCCG TTGGAATAGAGGCAGATGAAGATAGGATTGAATCGTTCTTGTCTGAAGTTAAGGGTAAGGATATAGTTGAGCTAATTGCTGCCGGTAAGGAAAAGCTGGCctcggtgccttctggtggcgGTGGTGCCGTTGCCGTCGCCGCTGCTCCTGGTGGAGGTGGCGGTGGTGCTGCTCCGGCTGCTGAGGTAAAGAAAGAGGAAAAGGTGGAGGAGAAAGAGGAATCTGATGAT GATATGGGTTTCAGTCTCTTCGATTAA
- the LOC114371906 gene encoding IQ domain-containing protein IQM3-like, whose amino-acid sequence MEVQTHTLSTFDIHQPQFRSSEYPNPTFPLSPHDPPLQTPTHAPPEPHTLGRACPQTTAALKVQKVYRSYRTRRRLADSAVVAEELWWQVIDFARLNHSTISFFNLPESAASRWSRVKLNASKVGKGLYLDAKAQKLAFQHWIEAIDPRHRYGHNLHYYYEEWCKTDSGQPFFYWLDLGNGKNIDLEQCPRSKLRKQCIKYLGPQEREHYEFIVCEGKIIHKQSGDLLHTKEDSKDAKWIFVMSTSKKLYAGKKKKGLFHHSSFLAGGATLAAGRLEVEHGVLKSISAYSGHYRPTDDALNSFVSYLKENGVNIDEVEVRNPKDDTDTYEDSKVSEIATAPEDSSNGKISKPVVSEEAENTASSIKEDPQPGSVGSYKRTLSGGLQSPRADVPKKAILQRINSKKATKSYQLGHQLSHRWSTGAGPRIGCVADYPVELRLQALEMLNLSPKVPPSPSSYRFVGGLVSPMANGTRIDSDENSVH is encoded by the exons ATGGAAGTTCAAACTCACACTCTCTCCACCTTCGACATTCATCAACCCCAATTTCGGAGCTCCGAATACCCAAACCCGACATTCCCACTCTCCCCTCATGACCCGCCACTCCAAACACCCACTCACGCGCCGCCAGAGCCTCACACGCTGGGACGCGCGTGCCCCCAGACCACCGCGGCCCTCAAGGTGCAAAAGGTCTACCGGAGTTACCGCACACGGCGGAGGCTGGCTGATTCCGCCGTCGTCGCCGAGGAGCTCTG GTGGCAAGTGATTGATTTCGCGAGGCTAAACCACAGCACcatttcgttcttcaatttgCCTGAGAGTGCTGCGTCACGGTGGAGTAGGGTCAAACTCAACGCTTCCaag GTGGGAAAGGGTTTGTACTTGGACGCCAAAGCACAAAAATTGGCTTTTCAACATTGGATTGAAGCT ATTGATCCACGCCACCGCTATGGACATAACTTGCATTATTACTATGAAGAATGGTGCAAAACCGATTCTGGCCAGCCATTCTTTTACTG GTTGGATTTGggaaatggaaaaaatattGATCTTGAACAATGCCCCAGATCCAAGCTCCGAAAGCAATGCATAAAGTATCTAGGACCT CAAGAGAGAGAACACTATGAATTCATTGTCTGTGAGGGGAAGATTATCCACAAGCAATCTGGAGATTTACTTCACACAAAAGAAGATTCTAAGGATGCCAAGTGGATATTTGTTATGAGCACCTCTAAGAAACTCTATGCTGGCAAG AAAAAGAAGGGATTATTCCATCATTCATCTTTCTTGGCTGGTGGAGCTACCTTGGCTGCTGGAAGGCTGGAGGTCGAGCATGGCGTTCTTAAG TCCATCTCTGCTTATAGTGGACACTACCGGCCAACGGATGACGCACTCAACTCCTTCGTATCATATCTCAAGGAAAACGGTGTCAACATTGATGAAGTTGAG GTACGCAATCCAAAGGATGATACCGATACTTACGAGGACAGCAAGGTTAGTGAAATAGCCACAGCACCTGAAGATTCTAGCAATGGTAAGATATCCAAGCCTGTAGTTTCTGAGGAAGCCGAGAACACTGCATCCTCAATCAAGGAAGACCCTCAACCTGGATCTGTTGGCAGTTACAAAAGGACTCTCTCAGGTGGGCTTCAGAGTCCAAGAGCTGATGTGCCGAAGAAAGCGATATTGCAAAGAATCAATTCCAAGAAGGCTACAAAATCCTACCAATTGGGGCACCAACTTTCGCATAGATGGTCAACCGGGGCAGGACCTAGAATTGGTTGTGTTGCTGACTACCCTGTGGAGCTTAGACTACAAGCCTTGGAAATGCTTAACCTTTCTCCAAAAGTTCCTCCTTCTCCTTCCTCATACAGGTTTGTGGGTGGTCTTGTGTCGCCTATGGCCAATGGCACTAGAATTGACAGTGATGAGAATTCTGTTCATTGA